The Argopecten irradians isolate NY unplaced genomic scaffold, Ai_NY scaffold_0517, whole genome shotgun sequence genome has a segment encoding these proteins:
- the LOC138312909 gene encoding uncharacterized protein, which yields MPSKCELFKTSVAYLGHIVSEEGISTDPDKTKVVKSWPTPSNIKELRQFLGFVGYYRRFVKDYSKIVQPLNALLKGHGTTKRAKENRHKKVTVPAKWTWGEQQQTAFDTIKEKMVSPPVLGYADYSQPFACGSGLGAVLYQIQQGQKVVISYASRGLRPSEKNYPAHKLEFLALKWAITDKFHDYL from the coding sequence ATGCCTTCCAAATGTGAGCTTTTTAAGACCTCAGTGGCATACCTAGGGCATATAGTGTCAGAGGAGGGCATTAGTACCGATCCAGATAAAACCAAAGTTGTAAAGAGTTGGCCTACACCCAGTAATATCAAAGAACTACGCCAGTTCTTAGGGTTTGTTGGTTACTACAGGAGATTCGTCAAGGACTATTCTAAGATAGTTCAGCCCCTCAATGCGTTATTGAAGGGCCATGGTACTACAAAAAGGGCCAAGGAGAATCGTCATAAAAAGGTAACAGTACCGGCTAAATGGACCTGGGGTGAGCAACAGCAGACTGCCTTTGACACTATCAAAGAAAAGATGGTAAGTCCACCTGTGTTAGGCTATGCTGATTACTCCCAGCCCTTTGCGTGTGGGTCTGGTTTAGGTGCTGTTCTCTACCAAATCCAACAGGGCCAGAAAGTTGTCATATCTTACGCAAGCCGTGGGCTTAGACCTAGTGAAAAGAATTATCCTGCTCACAAGCTGGAATTCTTGGCTCTGAAATGGGCGATCACTGACAAATTTCATGACTATCTTTAA